Proteins encoded in a region of the Rutidosis leptorrhynchoides isolate AG116_Rl617_1_P2 chromosome 9, CSIRO_AGI_Rlap_v1, whole genome shotgun sequence genome:
- the LOC139865786 gene encoding uncharacterized protein, with product MIQELFSGGATNLLNQDRNRPISEVFEPLPSPSTFPSPSPSSSTTTTTINASSGPNAATSDIQKLRCPRCDSSNTKFCYYNNYNLTQPRHFCKTCRRYWTKGGALRNIPIGGGCRKNNRTTIATTIGKPISANGKLKEVVSSELIGRSSFINGFEHESNPNNNPIIWSGLPQTSHILSLLRATQNPNPNFASTHIKDQSFMVGSNMGSLGFEPLSHRASSLGLCSSLWRNNQQNQHEQQQLGIMNNDHEARNNENNDRYQRLRSNYYSNDQSTPLLLGGNVVNNNTSSSTIFTSSNLDSTPVLTSGELGFWNQNLQLADLRGANNAYN from the coding sequence ATGATCCAAGAACTATTTAGTGGAGGTGCTACTAATCTTTTAAATCAAGACCGAAATCGTCCTATTTCGGAAGTCTTTGAGCCCTTACCTTCTCCTTCCACTTTTCCTTCACCATCACCCTCTTCttccaccaccacaaccaccataaACGCTTCATCGGGACCCAACGCCGCCACATCGGACATCCAAAAGCTAAGGTGCCCGCGATGTGATTCGTCCAATACAAAATTTTGTTACTACAACAACTACAACCTCACTCAACCACGCCATTTTTGCAAGACTTGTAGACGATATTGGACGAAAGGTGGAGCTCTTCGAAACATCCCAATTGGAGGTGGATGCCGAAAAAACAATAGAACCACAATTGCTACCACTATAGGAAAACCAATTTCGGCAAATGGTAAACTCAAAGAAGTTGTTTCATCTGAACTAATTGGAAGATCTAGTTTCATTAATGGTTTTGAACATGAATCAAATCCTAACAACAACCCAATAATATGGTCTGGTCTACCACAAACATCTCATATTCTTTCTTTATTAAGAGccacccaaaaccctaaccctaattttgcGTCAACCCATATCAAAGATCAAAGCTTTATGGTTGGATCAAACATGGGTAGTTTGGGATTTGAACCTTTAAGTCATCGAGCATCATCTTTAGGTTTATGTAGTTCTTTATGGAGAAACAATCAACAAAACCAACATGAACAACAACAGCTTGGGATCATGAACAATGATCATGAAGCTAGAAACAATGAAAATAACGATCGGTATCAACGGTTGAGATCGAACTACTACAGTAATGATCAATCTACACCTTTATTGTTGGGTGGCAATGTGGTGAATAATAATACTTCATCTTCAACTATATTTACTTCATCCAACTTGGATTCTACTCCAGTTCTTACAAGTGGTGAGCTAGGGTTTTGGAACCAAAACCTTCAATTGGCCGATCTACGTGGGGCTAACAACGCATACAATTAA